One part of the Culicoidibacter larvae genome encodes these proteins:
- a CDS encoding AIPR family protein, with product MNKRMEDKLVMEWINSHITINNIEFYSEKQTFYCVESEDNKNKTINYYIFFYKDEIIAETFTKIDDLIEKNGHKRSYHICILTNDWSHLIKAKRLLEKRRGNVEYLFEKISNSFYELEITTRIDKLYYEKNDIESYVFNMPMSTLTKLYLKFGDNLFTHNVREFILKDKLDVDNSIENTLENEPENFWFFNNGIVIIANDYKIQRTNSIEIQNFSIINGAQTLTIASKWYIERLNEYNLSQDKDVLDKIDNYKKATVLVRIIKLDQNKSVDLCNKITVSLNRQKEVKLSDIMFNNKIVSDVRKQLVDLGLYIKRRGENKIGKSMYVEDFAKMYKALILQQPGASRASAGHSLLEYSGDDVKRKIFYKKEEYERGRSPYINIIGSYLLWEKNITESIDAKDFENNTILKNDIFYRALDVFLRNGDYYIKALIVAIMAKDGIPNNMIDADIVRDVLQTKKIDYLEKFNRNSAYELISDILQFTKLIRSENEKILIEIQKIDINTKELTIEDSEEIIDRISNALSRIESIFLKQFEDEFVNKKVTVKLMQKLESFIVEGYKDYNIESWNSNTFKNDKLYNLMITYF from the coding sequence ATGAATAAGAGGATGGAAGATAAGTTAGTGATGGAGTGGATAAACTCACATATTACTATAAATAATATTGAATTTTATTCAGAAAAACAGACTTTTTATTGTGTGGAATCAGAAGATAACAAAAATAAAACAATTAATTATTATATTTTCTTTTATAAAGACGAGATAATAGCTGAAACCTTTACTAAAATTGATGATTTAATTGAGAAAAATGGACATAAAAGGAGTTATCATATCTGTATATTGACTAATGATTGGAGTCATTTAATAAAAGCAAAAAGATTATTAGAAAAAAGGCGCGGGAATGTTGAGTATTTATTTGAAAAAATTAGTAATTCTTTTTATGAATTAGAAATTACAACTAGGATTGATAAACTGTATTATGAAAAAAATGATATTGAAAGTTATGTATTCAATATGCCAATGAGTACCCTCACAAAATTATACTTAAAATTTGGAGATAATTTGTTTACTCATAATGTTAGGGAGTTTATTTTGAAAGATAAATTGGATGTAGATAATTCTATTGAAAATACTCTTGAAAATGAGCCAGAAAATTTTTGGTTTTTTAATAATGGAATAGTTATTATTGCAAATGACTATAAGATCCAACGCACTAATAGTATTGAGATTCAAAATTTTTCTATAATAAATGGGGCACAAACATTAACAATAGCAAGTAAATGGTATATCGAAAGATTGAATGAGTATAATTTGAGCCAAGACAAGGATGTTTTAGATAAAATAGATAACTATAAGAAAGCGACGGTATTGGTTCGTATTATTAAGCTAGATCAAAATAAGAGCGTTGATTTGTGCAATAAAATAACTGTGTCATTAAATAGACAAAAAGAAGTTAAACTTTCAGATATAATGTTTAATAACAAAATTGTTTCAGATGTTCGGAAGCAACTTGTTGATTTGGGTCTATATATTAAACGAAGAGGCGAAAACAAAATCGGAAAGTCTATGTATGTTGAAGACTTTGCCAAAATGTATAAAGCATTAATATTACAACAGCCTGGCGCATCAAGAGCAAGTGCTGGGCATAGCTTACTGGAATATTCTGGAGATGATGTTAAAAGAAAGATTTTTTATAAAAAAGAAGAGTATGAGAGGGGGCGCAGTCCATATATCAATATCATTGGTTCATACTTATTATGGGAGAAAAATATTACAGAATCAATTGATGCAAAAGACTTTGAAAATAATACTATATTGAAAAATGATATATTTTATAGAGCACTGGATGTCTTTCTCAGAAATGGTGACTACTATATAAAAGCGCTGATTGTTGCAATCATGGCTAAAGATGGTATACCTAATAATATGATAGATGCTGACATAGTTAGAGATGTTTTGCAAACCAAAAAGATTGATTATTTAGAGAAATTTAACAGAAATAGTGCTTATGAACTTATTAGTGATATTCTTCAATTCACAAAACTTATTCGAAGTGAAAATGAAAAGATATTGATTGAAATACAAAAGATAGATATAAATACAAAAGAACTTACAATTGAAGATTCCGAGGAGATAATTGATAGGATTTCTAATGCTCTTAGCAGAATAGAATCAATCTTTTTAAAACAATTCGAAGATGAGTTTGTAAATAAAAAAGTAACAGTTAAGCTAATGCAAAAACTGGAGTCATTTATTGTTGAGGGGTACAAAGACTATAATATAGAATCATGGAATAGTAATACTTTCAAAAATGATAAACTATATAATCTGATGATTACATATTTTTAA
- a CDS encoding FRG domain-containing protein — MKKYIKELNLLCEEVRFNYNKNIKAQIIQMIQTIISEYALTGIRKEKFELIITLLDDCTTKEEINDQLLLAIKLSNSEYKIPIISSVQEYIAVIKDICSNYRVNQEMCLFRGEAQTFDIPMQPNIFRNGQLNISNTFEQELFYQLKTYNILRQHREDDFLEGAIQAQHGGFGSRLLDISYNCLIALYFACEFGFDNTNLNNWIDNLGHVFVFNFPKIFNPGAKEIQSFYKNIISNNNILDMPLFNRNVKILSHSKVNERVVSQYGGFILFPSMNYIPIDSAHYKHIYINTDKKKEILEDLQFLFGIHKGTIYPETENMVKWIQEQTEKSNVDLKINFAYELDASFDLFQRELDAIYDEAEDDILRQIENLLQKYLDDIEYSIPQIGKVISTEEQLILLFVYMKNILLEIYNCRLNNVNIYMELFHPKVETIIKKVDKSVKIENDTEIRLIKKEINKIFEEIYYE, encoded by the coding sequence ATGAAAAAATATATTAAGGAGTTAAATCTTCTTTGTGAAGAAGTAAGGTTTAACTATAATAAAAACATTAAAGCACAAATAATACAAATGATTCAAACAATTATTTCTGAATATGCTTTAACTGGGATAAGGAAAGAAAAATTTGAACTCATAATAACCTTATTAGATGATTGTACAACGAAAGAAGAAATTAATGATCAACTTTTATTAGCTATTAAACTGTCAAACAGTGAATATAAGATACCGATTATTTCTTCGGTTCAAGAATATATTGCTGTGATAAAAGATATTTGTAGCAACTATCGAGTAAATCAAGAAATGTGTTTATTCAGAGGTGAGGCGCAAACGTTTGATATTCCTATGCAACCAAATATTTTTAGAAATGGACAATTAAATATAAGTAACACTTTTGAACAGGAACTGTTTTATCAATTAAAAACTTATAATATTTTACGACAGCATAGGGAAGATGATTTTCTAGAAGGCGCGATTCAAGCTCAACATGGCGGATTTGGAAGCAGATTGTTAGATATATCGTATAATTGTTTAATTGCTCTATATTTTGCGTGTGAGTTTGGTTTTGATAATACTAATTTAAATAATTGGATAGATAATCTTGGACATGTATTTGTATTTAATTTCCCAAAGATTTTTAATCCAGGTGCTAAAGAAATACAAAGTTTTTATAAGAATATTATCTCGAATAATAATATTTTAGATATGCCACTTTTTAATAGAAATGTAAAAATACTATCTCATTCTAAGGTGAATGAACGAGTTGTCTCACAATATGGTGGCTTTATTCTCTTCCCATCGATGAATTATATACCGATTGATTCTGCACATTATAAACATATATATATTAATACAGATAAAAAGAAAGAGATTTTAGAAGATTTACAATTTTTATTCGGTATTCATAAAGGAACAATTTATCCAGAAACTGAAAATATGGTCAAGTGGATACAGGAACAAACTGAGAAAAGCAATGTAGATTTGAAAATCAACTTTGCCTATGAGCTTGATGCTTCGTTTGACTTGTTCCAAAGAGAATTAGACGCTATTTATGATGAAGCGGAGGATGATATACTACGACAAATAGAAAATTTGTTGCAGAAATATTTAGATGATATTGAATACAGTATTCCACAAATCGGAAAGGTTATAAGTACTGAGGAACAATTAATATTATTATTTGTGTACATGAAAAATATTCTTTTAGAAATTTATAATTGTAGACTAAATAATGTAAATATATATATGGAGCTGTTTCATCCTAAGGTAGAAACCATAATCAAAAAGGTTGATAAGTCAGTTAAGATAGAAAATGATACTGAAATAAGACTTATAAAAAAAGAAATCAATAAAATTTTTGAGGAGATATATTATGAATAA
- a CDS encoding PadR family transcriptional regulator: MKPIGSDTIRGNIDIILLSLLLEDDKYGYQLAREIEIKSKEQYVIKEATLYSALKRLEEQGHISSYMEDAEGRMRKYYTISRRGQSYFVEKCSEWKRSITIINYFLEDEKDE; this comes from the coding sequence ATGAAACCAATCGGTAGCGATACAATTCGCGGTAATATTGATATTATCTTGCTTTCCTTACTTCTTGAAGATGATAAATACGGGTATCAGCTTGCAAGAGAAATTGAGATTAAATCAAAAGAACAGTATGTCATTAAAGAGGCAACGCTATATTCTGCTTTAAAGCGATTGGAAGAACAAGGACATATCAGCTCCTATATGGAGGATGCGGAGGGACGCATGAGGAAGTATTATACAATCAGTCGCCGCGGGCAGTCTTATTTTGTCGAAAAATGCAGTGAATGGAAACGTTCAATCACAATTATTAATTACTTCTTGGAGGATGAAAAAGATGAGTAA
- a CDS encoding DUF4352 domain-containing protein has product MKKIFIALTLVGALTLTAACGSGSTGSTEAPAAEEQKQEVPTELTYTVLSTERTKELTSFQTASDGKEYLVLTVEAVNNTEQDKALPYNTFYFKFKNADGVELTQTMNTRDDSFKSGELAPGDRVQGTVVYEVAEGTGGKLIVTNAIFQTIEEIEVQ; this is encoded by the coding sequence ATGAAGAAAATTTTTATTGCGTTGACGTTAGTAGGTGCGTTAACATTAACTGCAGCATGCGGAAGCGGAAGTACAGGTTCAACAGAAGCACCTGCAGCCGAAGAACAAAAACAAGAGGTACCAACTGAGTTAACATATACAGTATTGAGTACGGAACGTACAAAAGAATTGACAAGTTTTCAAACTGCAAGTGATGGAAAAGAATATTTAGTATTAACTGTTGAAGCGGTTAACAATACTGAACAAGACAAAGCTTTACCATATAATACATTCTACTTTAAATTTAAAAATGCCGATGGTGTTGAATTAACTCAAACAATGAACACAAGAGATGATTCTTTTAAATCAGGCGAACTAGCTCCAGGAGACCGAGTTCAAGGAACCGTTGTTTATGAAGTAGCCGAAGGAACTGGCGGAAAGTTAATTGTAACTAATGCTATCTTCCAAACAATCGAAGAAATTGAAGTTCAATAA
- a CDS encoding DegV family protein, with translation MKKFAYIFDSTIRIDQADIDAYNIFIQPLYVIIDGKPYRDTIDITAEDFYQKLKDGAEPTTSQPSAGDFVETYEKIKAQGYTDVLVFTISAKLSGTAQAAKSAESLTDGLTVHIFDTGTTSYLAGLCAFDVVKFAETTDDLDAIHAFADDIFGRIDIRFYVDSLEALKRGGRISSFQAAIGSLLQIKPMIRLVDGELDNYSKERTSKKAVKAVMEDMRSVGPFEKVILLHSTDPGIIEALTTAFEAAYPGVEYQLAPLCTVIGVHTGPYVGALAVVTKDKHE, from the coding sequence ATGAAAAAGTTTGCTTATATTTTTGACTCAACCATACGTATCGATCAGGCGGACATTGACGCTTATAATATTTTTATTCAACCACTATACGTAATTATTGATGGTAAGCCATATCGCGATACTATAGATATTACTGCTGAGGACTTCTATCAAAAACTGAAAGATGGTGCTGAGCCTACAACTTCACAGCCATCTGCCGGTGATTTTGTTGAAACTTATGAAAAGATTAAAGCACAAGGCTACACTGATGTATTAGTCTTTACCATTTCAGCGAAGCTAAGCGGAACGGCGCAAGCAGCTAAAAGCGCGGAATCATTAACTGACGGTCTTACTGTCCATATATTTGATACCGGAACAACTTCATACCTGGCCGGATTATGTGCCTTTGATGTCGTGAAATTTGCTGAAACAACTGATGATTTAGATGCTATCCATGCTTTTGCAGACGATATATTTGGCCGAATTGATATTCGTTTCTATGTTGACTCATTAGAAGCTTTGAAACGCGGTGGCCGGATTTCTTCATTCCAAGCGGCAATCGGAAGTTTATTACAAATCAAACCAATGATTCGCCTTGTTGATGGTGAGCTCGATAACTACAGTAAAGAGCGAACCAGCAAGAAAGCCGTAAAAGCAGTTATGGAAGATATGCGCAGTGTTGGCCCATTTGAAAAAGTCATTTTACTGCACTCAACTGATCCAGGTATCATTGAAGCATTAACTACAGCATTTGAAGCTGCCTACCCGGGCGTTGAATATCAGTTAGCACCGCTTTGTACGGTGATTGGTGTCCATACCGGCCCATATGTTGGTGCACTTGCTGTTGTGACCAAAGATAAACATGAATAA
- a CDS encoding putative ABC transporter permease subunit yields MNTIISETWQLVKISFIHNYSLNSLRRGGAHRSRAIWAMVGLALLALFVVPFVVASAFGTAYLLAQYNMLETELVLAMLVTTLVALFFSIYKSPGFLFNLKDFDIMMAFPLRFQSILSSKFVMLYGSNSLLSLVFSVPMVIAYGVFAGSGPLFYVMAIIMLLFVPIIPMLVGSLFAFLLGMIASRFRAGNLVLIIGSCILITAIVAGSFLLQTVNISGDDIMAALTMINQTMAYYFPAQWFVNALAHGDVMSYILFIGISALVFVIFVWVFAKFFRSINSSMSEHYSRADYKMKSLSVGSPIQALYKKELRGYFSSQAYLMNTAIGVILLTLFVGSLIFVSPAQLASLMEIPLDFSAFMFPIVVGIFGFCLALTCTTAPSISLEGNSLWIPKSLPLSFNQIAISKLLLQLTVTVPFIIIDGVIAGVVCQIGIAETIGFIIAMLLFTVMVGLLGLIMNLWFPKFNWKSQMHAVKQSASVGLAMLCNMLLALVIIGVYIALGLLVNMMVAALVCSLIIAVIAGGMSLYLRSKGSLLFYKL; encoded by the coding sequence ATGAACACGATCATCAGTGAAACTTGGCAGTTGGTAAAAATCAGCTTTATTCATAACTACAGCTTAAATAGTTTGCGGCGCGGCGGTGCGCATCGCAGCCGCGCCATCTGGGCGATGGTTGGGCTGGCATTGTTGGCTTTATTTGTGGTGCCTTTTGTAGTTGCTTCGGCGTTTGGGACAGCATATTTATTGGCTCAATATAATATGCTGGAGACAGAGTTAGTTTTGGCAATGCTGGTAACGACGTTAGTGGCTTTGTTCTTTAGTATTTATAAGAGCCCGGGGTTTTTGTTTAATTTGAAAGATTTTGACATTATGATGGCTTTTCCGTTGCGTTTTCAGTCAATTTTAAGCAGTAAGTTTGTCATGTTGTATGGCTCAAATAGTTTGTTGTCGTTGGTGTTTTCGGTGCCAATGGTTATTGCTTATGGTGTGTTTGCTGGCAGCGGACCGTTGTTCTACGTAATGGCAATTATCATGTTGCTTTTTGTACCGATTATTCCGATGTTGGTTGGTAGTTTATTTGCTTTCTTATTAGGGATGATTGCTTCACGTTTTCGTGCCGGGAACTTGGTTTTGATTATTGGCTCATGTATATTAATAACCGCGATTGTTGCTGGCAGCTTTTTGCTGCAAACCGTTAATATCTCCGGTGATGATATTATGGCTGCACTAACAATGATTAATCAAACAATGGCGTATTACTTCCCGGCACAATGGTTTGTTAATGCGCTGGCGCATGGCGATGTAATGAGCTACATTTTATTCATTGGTATCTCGGCATTGGTTTTCGTCATTTTTGTTTGGGTCTTTGCTAAATTTTTCCGTAGTATTAATAGCAGTATGAGTGAGCATTATAGTCGTGCTGACTATAAGATGAAAAGCCTAAGTGTTGGTTCACCAATTCAGGCACTTTATAAAAAAGAGTTGCGAGGATACTTTTCTTCACAAGCTTATCTTATGAATACGGCAATTGGTGTTATCTTATTAACTTTGTTTGTTGGTTCATTGATTTTTGTTAGCCCGGCACAACTTGCGTCACTCATGGAAATACCGCTTGATTTTAGTGCATTTATGTTCCCGATTGTTGTCGGTATATTCGGGTTCTGTTTGGCCCTGACTTGTACCACTGCACCATCAATTTCGCTTGAAGGCAACTCTTTATGGATTCCAAAAAGTTTACCACTGTCATTTAATCAAATTGCCATCAGTAAACTATTATTGCAGCTTACGGTTACCGTTCCATTTATTATTATCGATGGCGTTATCGCTGGAGTTGTTTGTCAGATTGGCATTGCTGAAACAATTGGGTTTATTATTGCCATGCTGTTATTCACGGTTATGGTTGGACTTTTAGGTTTAATTATGAATTTATGGTTTCCGAAATTTAACTGGAAGTCACAGATGCATGCAGTCAAACAGAGCGCAAGCGTTGGTTTGGCAATGCTGTGCAATATGTTGCTGGCGCTGGTGATTATTGGTGTCTATATTGCGCTTGGCTTGCTAGTCAACATGATGGTTGCGGCTTTAGTTTGCAGCTTAATCATCGCAGTCATTGCTGGTGGCATGTCCCTTTATCTGCGGAGTAAAGGCAGTCTGTTATTCTATAAATTGTAA
- a CDS encoding ABC transporter ATP-binding protein, with amino-acid sequence MLKIEHLTKSYKNEKVAVNDLSLDIQAGDIYGFIGHNGAGKTTTIKCVAGILDFEQGEIYIDGHSIKTDPIACKRELAYIPDNPDLYENLTGIQYLNFVADIFHISKAEREAEIKKYSDMFELTANLGDTIASFSHGMRQKLALISAFIHKPKLLILDEPFVGLDPKASHLLKEQMRELCAAGGAIFFSTHVLDVAEKLCNKIAIINQGVLVTSGDMETVRGDSSLEDLFLELVDHEHDHQ; translated from the coding sequence GTGCTAAAAATAGAGCATTTAACGAAGTCATATAAAAATGAAAAAGTTGCTGTCAATGATTTATCTCTGGATATTCAAGCTGGTGATATTTATGGGTTTATTGGACATAATGGTGCCGGTAAAACAACAACAATAAAATGTGTTGCCGGAATTTTGGATTTTGAGCAAGGTGAGATTTATATTGATGGTCATTCAATAAAAACCGATCCGATTGCATGTAAACGGGAATTGGCTTATATTCCTGATAATCCGGATTTGTATGAAAACTTAACCGGGATTCAATATCTTAATTTTGTTGCAGATATTTTTCATATCAGCAAAGCTGAACGTGAAGCTGAAATCAAAAAGTATAGTGACATGTTCGAATTAACCGCTAATTTAGGTGATACAATCGCTTCATTTTCGCATGGGATGCGGCAAAAGTTAGCGTTGATTTCAGCGTTTATTCATAAACCTAAATTGCTTATTTTAGATGAACCATTTGTCGGTTTGGATCCAAAAGCATCGCATTTGCTAAAAGAACAAATGCGTGAACTTTGTGCCGCCGGCGGTGCAATTTTCTTTTCCACCCACGTGTTAGACGTGGCTGAAAAATTATGTAATAAAATTGCGATTATCAATCAAGGTGTACTTGTAACAAGTGGTGATATGGAAACCGTACGCGGCGATAGCTCGCTGGAAGATTTATTTTTGGAGTTGGTAGACCATGAACACGATCATCAGTGA
- a CDS encoding PASTA domain-containing protein yields MSDFLSKFSKDNYDKLLDAEHEAETKAELEEAFVEDEIEQITEELNEAANEASENESPEEVVTETEPAEEDSATEPLESEVAAEEPIESKVPVEDAVAIDHIDDDSDDEEEVAPVIIPARALKPVPETSRRRKAEPSRRDDRDEEVEIDKSYHKKKMIRYGIIGGSAVLVCILAFLAFLFFNQVQVKNFVGTPVSELKTWALKNNIEVETEMVFSIEQDENMIVSQDIPEGSNIQKGSVIKVQVSKGADPDERIALPDFSKMNTTQVKAWVDSNKAENVKIVEQFDENVPKGTYLKMEFKDKNITAATYTRADGLSIYMSKGKEVFEKNIEVPDFTNKSKAEVEAWAKTNMIEMTYDEASSDTVPAEMIVSQSIKAGEKVAKKDKMTVVVSVGKASVVPWFGNATAETAGELGSQHDLQVIVVTEYSENTPFGELIWQSESSGTYLTGTDKTVKVYYSLGKPYIENLIGRQENEIPAYFFNFKSKNANITYTIKYVSSSEPKGTIVWMSKYSEYVGMNTHIEIHVSR; encoded by the coding sequence ATGAGTGATTTTTTAAGTAAGTTTAGTAAAGATAATTATGATAAGTTATTGGACGCAGAACATGAAGCAGAAACAAAAGCAGAGCTAGAAGAAGCATTTGTAGAGGATGAAATAGAACAAATAACTGAAGAACTTAATGAAGCGGCTAATGAAGCAAGTGAAAACGAGTCACCTGAAGAAGTAGTAACTGAAACCGAACCCGCAGAAGAAGACTCGGCTACTGAGCCACTTGAAAGTGAAGTTGCGGCAGAAGAACCAATAGAAAGTAAAGTACCGGTTGAAGATGCAGTTGCTATTGATCACATTGATGATGATAGTGATGATGAGGAAGAAGTTGCTCCGGTCATTATTCCGGCGCGCGCATTGAAGCCGGTACCGGAAACGTCACGACGCCGTAAGGCTGAGCCTAGCCGTCGTGACGACCGCGATGAAGAAGTTGAAATTGATAAGAGTTACCATAAAAAGAAAATGATTCGTTATGGAATTATTGGTGGTAGCGCAGTACTGGTTTGTATTCTTGCATTCTTAGCATTCCTATTCTTTAACCAAGTACAAGTGAAAAATTTTGTAGGGACACCGGTTAGTGAACTGAAGACTTGGGCACTGAAAAACAATATTGAAGTTGAAACCGAAATGGTGTTCAGTATTGAACAAGATGAAAATATGATTGTCAGCCAGGATATTCCTGAGGGCAGCAATATTCAAAAAGGCTCAGTAATCAAAGTACAGGTCAGTAAAGGTGCCGATCCGGACGAACGCATTGCACTACCGGATTTCAGTAAAATGAATACCACCCAAGTGAAGGCTTGGGTTGATAGCAATAAAGCTGAAAATGTAAAGATTGTTGAACAGTTTGATGAAAATGTTCCGAAAGGAACATATCTTAAAATGGAATTTAAAGATAAGAATATAACTGCAGCCACCTATACTCGTGCTGACGGTTTAAGCATCTATATGTCAAAAGGTAAGGAAGTCTTTGAAAAGAATATTGAAGTTCCGGACTTTACCAATAAATCAAAAGCTGAAGTTGAAGCTTGGGCAAAAACCAATATGATTGAGATGACTTATGATGAAGCATCTTCAGATACTGTGCCGGCAGAAATGATTGTTTCACAAAGTATAAAAGCCGGTGAAAAAGTCGCTAAAAAAGATAAGATGACGGTTGTTGTATCTGTTGGTAAAGCATCAGTAGTGCCTTGGTTTGGTAATGCAACCGCAGAAACCGCCGGCGAACTTGGCAGCCAGCATGATTTGCAAGTCATCGTTGTCACTGAATACAGTGAGAATACACCATTCGGTGAGCTAATCTGGCAATCAGAATCCAGCGGTACATACCTGACTGGTACAGACAAAACAGTAAAAGTATATTACTCACTTGGCAAACCTTATATCGAAAATCTTATTGGGCGCCAGGAAAATGAAATACCGGCATATTTCTTCAACTTTAAATCGAAAAATGCCAATATAACCTATACGATTAAATACGTTAGTTCAAGCGAACCAAAAGGAACGATCGTCTGGATGTCGAAATACAGCGAATATGTCGGCATGAATACCCACATTGAGATTCACGTTAGTCGTTAA
- a CDS encoding ABC transporter ATP-binding protein: MENKFVTTKDLSYFYQDGDTRRFVLRDVNCEFEKGTFYTILGHSGSGKTTFLSLLSGLDTPKSGEVLFQGEDIATIGYEKYRRNDVGIIFQSYNLIPYLTGVENIMVAMNVTENKIPSDVKEVAYNLLDYIGINKTKADRLVNKLSGGEQQRIAIARALATNVDLILADEPTGNLDEEMENEIIEIFKTLAHEHGKCVIMVTHSSEIAEQSDVTLRLRKGAMTIDE; this comes from the coding sequence ATGGAAAACAAATTTGTTACAACCAAAGATTTAAGTTATTTTTACCAAGATGGTGACACACGGCGTTTTGTTTTGCGCGATGTTAACTGTGAGTTTGAAAAGGGAACATTTTATACTATCTTAGGTCATTCAGGTTCAGGGAAAACAACCTTTCTATCATTACTGAGCGGTTTAGATACGCCAAAATCAGGTGAGGTTTTATTCCAAGGCGAAGATATAGCGACTATTGGCTACGAAAAATATCGCCGCAATGATGTTGGAATTATCTTTCAATCATATAATTTGATTCCGTATTTAACCGGGGTTGAAAATATTATGGTTGCGATGAATGTTACAGAAAATAAAATTCCTAGTGATGTGAAAGAAGTTGCTTATAACTTACTTGACTACATTGGCATCAATAAAACTAAGGCTGACCGTCTGGTGAATAAACTATCTGGTGGAGAGCAGCAACGGATTGCGATTGCCCGTGCATTAGCTACTAACGTTGATTTAATCTTAGCAGATGAGCCAACCGGAAACTTAGATGAAGAAATGGAAAATGAAATTATTGAAATCTTCAAAACTCTTGCCCATGAACATGGAAAATGCGTTATTATGGTTACCCATTCAAGTGAAATTGCTGAGCAGTCAGATGTGACACTTAGATTACGAAAGGGCGCCATGACTATCGATGAGTGA